In Borreliella burgdorferi B31, the sequence AATGAAAAAAGTCCCCCCCAAAAGGGACGCTTTGATTGCGACGATAATTGTGGAAGGACAAACGACATCATCCAGCCTAAAATAACAATAGCACCATATATGATAAAAATCAAGTATTTGTTTTTATTCTTTTTTTTTCTTTTATATTTTTCATATTCATTAATTAGATCTGATAAGACTTCTTTTTTAGTAAAAAAAAGTCTTTCAAGAATATAACACGCTCTTTTAGTATCTTCTTTACAAAACGTATAAAACTCTTTATTCTTCATAAAAAACCTGATAGACATTTTTTTATTATTTACTTCGGACAAATTTTCTTTTTTTACGTTTAATAAATTCTCTTTCAATTGTCTTTGCAAGCCTCTAAATCCTGTTTCTTTAATATTATCTATAGAGATAGCTCCTTCTAAAACCTTTTCATAAACTTTTAAATACAAATACGCTTGTGTTTTTGCAATTACAAAATGTTTTATAAATTGCTCAAAACTAGAAAAATTATCATATTTGTAAAGTTCTTTTTTTTTAATTTCGTATAAAATTTTCATTCTTTCAATTTTATTATCAATATCATCTTTTAAATTATATTTTAATTTCTCCTTTAAATTATTGTAATTAATCAAATCCTTATCTTGCATGTTATCTATATTTGTCAACTCTTTATTCATATGACTGAAAGTCCTACTATTTAAGACTAGCTCTTTTTTGTTGTATTTTTTCCCCATCTTATCATCCTATCTTACTTATAAAAAAGTGCGCCGTGCGGCGCTGAACGACTCAATAGTTACTAATAATCCATTTCTAAACTTAGAAATGCAAATTAATAATATTTTCTAAAGTATTTTTTGTTTCCTCATAATATGTTTCTTTTACAGAAGGTTCTAAAAGTTCATTTATAAGAACTTTTACACTATTGTAGTAATGAATTTTTCCCTTTATGTAAAAAGAATATTCCTTATAAAGCAGTTCTTCTACATCTTTAAATGTATTTCTATTTTTTAGAAACTGATTTTCTATAATCGAAATATTAAAGCTTTTATTTCTAAAATCTTTAATATCATTAATGGTTTGCATTAAAATACTTAAACTTTCTACAGAGAATCTTTCTACTTGAACTGGAATTATTATATAATCTGTAACATTCAAAGAATTTTTTAAAATAAAACCCAAGTTGGGTGGGGTGTCAAGTAAGATATAATCAAAATTATAATTTGTAATATTTCTATTCAAAATATTTTCTAAAAGAAGATCTTTATAATTTAAAATTTCTGAATTAAAATTTTCTAAAATAGGATGAGATGGAATTATAGAAATAAAATCATTAATTTTATTAATACACTGTCCAAAATAAACATCTTTTTTTAATAAGCTGTAAGAATTGCATTTATCAATGTTGAAAATATATTTACTAAAATAAGAACTTAAAGAATTCTGTGGATCTAAGTCAATCAATAGAACTTTTTTGCTTAAATCTTTTAATATATAAGAAAAAAGTATTGTTAATGTGGTTTTACCTACACCTCCTTTAGGGCTTGCAATTGTTATAATGTTTGATTCTTTTCTATCCATTTGTTTATTATTCCTTCCTCTTTTATTTTTTTATTGTAAAATTCGTAAACTGTTTTTTCCATGTTTTTTATATTTTCTAATGTAAATTTATAGTATTTTGTTTGTTTTTTTTCTTTTCTTAGTAATGTCCATAGGGACTGAACGTAACACTTAATAGATCCTTTTTTAAATACATATTCTATGTAATATGCCTTTTTTACTACATATTTTATATTATTATTGCCTATGATAAAAAAAGGTTTCTCGAGATTATCCCAACCGTATTTTATGCCTAAAAATTTTTCATCTTCTTTTATTGGAAATAGATTGAAAAAATTCCATCCTCCAGTATCATTAAATTTTTGGAAGGTTATCCTAAGACCCTTTCTAGTAATTTCAAATTTGATTAAATGCTTAAATATTATTGAATAATATGTTTTTTTATTCTCCTTTTCTTCTATTTTATAAAAGAAGATTCTTTTTTTTGTTTTCTTTTTAAGATTTCTAAATCTTTCTGTAAAGTTGTTCAAATTTTTTTCCTTTTATAATTAGCTAGTAAATCAAATAGAAATGTTTTATTTTGATTTAT encodes:
- a CDS encoding chromosome replication/partitioning protein, whose translation is MNKELTNIDNMQDKDLINYNNLKEKLKYNLKDDIDNKIERMKILYEIKKKELYKYDNFSSFEQFIKHFVIAKTQAYLYLKVYEKVLEGAISIDNIKETGFRGLQRQLKENLLNVKKENLSEVNNKKMSIRFFMKNKEFYTFCKEDTKRACYILERLFFTKKEVLSDLINEYEKYKRKKKNKNKYLIFIIYGAIVILGWMMSFVLPQLSSQSKRPFWGGLFSFLLLL
- a CDS encoding ParA family protein encodes the protein MDRKESNIITIASPKGGVGKTTLTILFSYILKDLSKKVLLIDLDPQNSLSSYFSKYIFNIDKCNSYSLLKKDVYFGQCINKINDFISIIPSHPILENFNSEILNYKDLLLENILNRNITNYNFDYILLDTPPNLGFILKNSLNVTDYIIIPVQVERFSVESLSILMQTINDIKDFRNKSFNISIIENQFLKNRNTFKDVEELLYKEYSFYIKGKIHYYNSVKVLINELLEPSVKETYYEETKNTLENIINLHF
- a CDS encoding DUF226 domain-containing protein; translation: MNNFTERFRNLKKKTKKRIFFYKIEEKENKKTYYSIIFKHLIKFEITRKGLRITFQKFNDTGGWNFFNLFPIKEDEKFLGIKYGWDNLEKPFFIIGNNNIKYVVKKAYYIEYVFKKGSIKCYVQSLWTLLRKEKKQTKYYKFTLENIKNMEKTVYEFYNKKIKEEGIINKWIEKNQTL